The Terriglobus sp. TAA 43 sequence CCGCACACGGCGTAGGCGACTTTTTCTTACACCTGTTCACCATCACCGTCGGTCTGCTGATCGCCGTCGGAATTGAGGGAATGGTGACGCGCCACGAGCACAAGAACCTGGCCGAAGAAGCGCGCGAGACGTTGACGGCGGAAATCCGCCACAACATGGCAAATACAGATGACGCGGTGCGCGACATCGCCGCCCAGCAAGACCGTATGAAGAAGAACCTGGACACGCTGGAGAAGATCCAGACCGCCCCAAAAGGATCGGCCGCAGACAACGCCGATATCAATGCCGCCTACGGTTCCACCGGTCTGGAGAAGACAGCCTGGCGCACCGCACAGGCCACAGGAGCCCTAAGCTACATGCCCTACGAGGAAGCCCAGCGCTTCAGCGGCATCTATGACGAGGTCGACAACTTCGAGAACGCACAGAAAGCCCTCGTTGAAGATGAGGCGCAATTCTTCGGCGCGCTTGCCAGCCATCCCATCGTGAACGGCCACATCACCAAAGAGGGTGCCGACGCCATGGCGGAGCGGTTCGGTATATGGCAGGGCCACCTCCTCAACCTGCACATCGCCGCCCGCGTATTGCAGGAACATGAACGTGCCTTTTTGGAACATCGTGCGCCGTTGAACCATATGTCAGAAAAGATAGGGAATTAGCGCAACGGTGTCGGTCTGAGACGGTAATCACGGAAGCTACCCCGTTGGCTTTCGTCCCCAAAACAGCTGGGAGACCTCGATACACTGAAGCCGGTTTGGCTTCTCTAGCTCCATCCCGAAGCGCACGATGCGTTGTCGCTGCGGCTCTACTGTTGCCGTTGGCGTTGAGCGCCGTCGCGCAAAGACCACGGACATCGTCGAGTGCATCTGCCACCAGGAAGAAGGCTGTCGAGCAGACGCCATGGCAGATCGCCGAGGCAGCGCGCGAACAGTTGATGGCCATTCCGCCAGAGCAGCGCACCCGCGACGACTACACGACGGTGATGGATGCGTACCGGCTGATCTATCACGGCAATCCCGCGGACGTGCATTCGCCAGAGTCCATCTACAACGTAGGCCTGCTACTGGCCGACCAGGCCATGACGCTGCACGAGCCAAAGATGCTCACCGCGGCGATTGGGCAGTTTGAGTTCCTGCGGACACAGTATCCGCGATCCAGCTTCCGCATCCTGGCATTGCTGGAAGAAGCGCATGTTGCCGCGAATGATCTGCATGATGTGAAGCTGGCGCGGACGAAGTATTCGGCGTTTGTCGAGGAGTATCCACAGTCGTCGCATATCGACGAAGCACAGGCCGCACTCAAGAGCCTGAAGGCCGGCGTCCTGCCAACTTCTCCCGATACAGCGCAGGCCAGTGTTAAGCCGCAGGTGGTTGCGCAACCGAAGGGATCACGCCTGCCGGAAGGCAGCGCGTCCGCCTCTAATGGCGTCCCGGCCTCGACAGTTCCACATGAGATCCGAGACGCTGCAAACGCTGCTGCCTCGCAGTCATCCACGCTGCCCGCACTGAAGCCGACGACGCGTATGCAGGAAGTGGAAGACGCATCCGCGAATGTGCCAACGCATACCCGCAACGGCTTGGCGACGGTCTCGGCCATCCGCCACTGGTCCACCCCCACCTACACCCGCGTGGCCATCGACCTGGGCGACGAAGTGCAGTATGAAGCGGCACGCGTGCCAAATCCGGATCGCATCTTCTTCGATCTGCATGGAACGCGACTGGCGCAGGAGTTGAGCGGCAAGGCATTCAGCGTAACGGACGATGGCTTCTTGAAGAAGATCCGCGTGGCGCAGTACTCGAACGATGTCGTACGCGTGGTACTCGACGTGAATGATGTGACCGAGTATTCGGCGTTTCTGCTGCCGAATCCGTACCGACTGATCATTGATATCCATGGTGGTGCGAAGAGTTCCACCTCGTCCGTTCAGCCGCCTACAACTACGGCTACTCCTCAGACCGACAAACTGCGTGGAGATGATCTGCTGCATGCGCCGACGGTGACGCAGAGCGCAGCCAACAAC is a genomic window containing:
- a CDS encoding N-acetylmuramoyl-L-alanine amidase, whose product is MASLAPSRSARCVVAAALLLPLALSAVAQRPRTSSSASATRKKAVEQTPWQIAEAAREQLMAIPPEQRTRDDYTTVMDAYRLIYHGNPADVHSPESIYNVGLLLADQAMTLHEPKMLTAAIGQFEFLRTQYPRSSFRILALLEEAHVAANDLHDVKLARTKYSAFVEEYPQSSHIDEAQAALKSLKAGVLPTSPDTAQASVKPQVVAQPKGSRLPEGSASASNGVPASTVPHEIRDAANAAASQSSTLPALKPTTRMQEVEDASANVPTHTRNGLATVSAIRHWSTPTYTRVAIDLGDEVQYEAARVPNPDRIFFDLHGTRLAQELSGKAFSVTDDGFLKKIRVAQYSNDVVRVVLDVNDVTEYSAFLLPNPYRLIIDIHGGAKSSTSSVQPPTTTATPQTDKLRGDDLLHAPTVTQSAANNANRSTGLSSGVSLPPAPVPADTAAVPSTVATRSSGRDVASLSKAPDTQKATLLPTSKPIAVVADTRTGDIPVPTHKNGKRNEKAVEAAEPGQAAAPTADGARTLQRALGLKINRIVIDAGHGGHDSGTLGVGGIMEKDVVLDVALKLGKLLQDKLGAQVIYTRSDDTFIPLETRTAIANKAEADLFLSIHANSSQDETARGVETYYLNFTSQPDALDVAARENAVSDQSVHQLADLVKKITLKDKLDESREFAADVDKSLFEGLHRGNEGLKDRGVKKAPFVVLIGANMPSILTEISFVTNPRDASQLRTPEYRERIAESIYKGVARYTSGLSSGSVTTRVAKTSSPDPRGQ